A window of Pedobacter lusitanus contains these coding sequences:
- a CDS encoding pyridoxal phosphate-dependent aminotransferase, whose product MTFLSNRINNLSESQTIKMAKLGRELTAKGIDVINLSFGEPDFFTPEHVKEAAKKAIDENYSYYTPVSGYPELRKAIVEKLKNENGLTYTFDQIVVSTGAKQSLANAVMCLVNPGEEVIVPTPYWVSYSEMIKLAEGETVFINATVENDFKITADQLEAAITPKTKLFMFSSPCNPTGSVYSHEELASLAAVFEKHPNIYIISDEIYEHINFVDKHASIAAFDAIKDRVIIINGFSKAYAMTGWRVGYMASNSEIAAACDKLQGQITSGTSSISQRAALGAYQSSLDSVIAMKNEFRKRRDLVYGLLKEVPGIKVNLPDGAFYFFPEVKEYFGKSVNGQVINNAEELCLYLLNEAHVSTVTGEAFGNENCIRISYAAAEEQLVKAVSRIKEALAKLS is encoded by the coding sequence ATGACATTTTTATCGAACAGAATCAACAATCTATCAGAATCACAGACCATTAAAATGGCAAAGCTGGGGAGAGAACTCACCGCGAAAGGAATTGATGTAATTAATCTGAGCTTCGGAGAGCCGGACTTTTTTACACCAGAACATGTTAAGGAGGCCGCAAAGAAGGCTATAGATGAGAACTATTCTTATTATACTCCTGTATCCGGTTACCCTGAACTGCGAAAGGCGATAGTTGAAAAGCTGAAGAATGAAAATGGATTAACTTATACTTTTGATCAGATCGTAGTATCAACCGGTGCTAAACAATCATTGGCTAATGCGGTAATGTGTCTGGTTAATCCGGGAGAAGAAGTTATCGTACCTACTCCATACTGGGTTTCTTACTCAGAAATGATTAAACTGGCGGAAGGTGAAACTGTGTTCATCAACGCAACAGTAGAAAATGATTTCAAAATCACGGCTGATCAGCTGGAAGCTGCCATTACTCCAAAAACTAAGCTTTTTATGTTCTCTTCGCCTTGTAACCCAACAGGATCGGTTTACAGCCATGAAGAACTGGCAAGTCTTGCTGCAGTTTTTGAAAAACACCCGAATATTTACATCATCTCTGATGAAATTTACGAACATATCAACTTTGTAGACAAACATGCTTCAATCGCTGCTTTTGATGCGATTAAAGACCGTGTAATCATTATCAATGGTTTCTCAAAAGCTTATGCAATGACAGGCTGGAGAGTCGGCTATATGGCTTCTAACAGTGAAATTGCAGCAGCTTGTGATAAACTGCAGGGACAGATCACTTCAGGAACTTCTTCTATCTCACAACGCGCAGCATTAGGTGCTTACCAAAGCAGCCTGGACAGTGTAATTGCAATGAAAAATGAGTTCAGAAAACGTAGAGATTTAGTTTACGGCCTGCTTAAAGAGGTTCCTGGTATTAAGGTAAACCTTCCTGATGGTGCTTTCTATTTCTTCCCGGAAGTTAAAGAGTACTTTGGAAAAAGCGTAAATGGTCAGGTGATCAATAATGCTGAAGAATTATGTTTGTATTTGTTGAATGAGGCACATGTTTCAACAGTTACTGGTGAGGCTTTCGGTAATGAGAACTGTATCCGTATTTCTTACGCAGCTGCAGAAGAGCAGTTGGTTAAGGCTGTTTCAAGAATTAAAGAAGCACTGGCTAAATTGAGCTAG
- a CDS encoding NUDIX domain-containing protein: protein MSYFNVRVYGLLINADNQILVSDEQSGGRSFSKFPGGGLEYGEGLIDALKREFMEECNAEIEVLSHFYTTDFYEKSSFNDSQIISIYYLVREVDTLKLNFKTEVFDFDPETLQAFRWIHLHDLSESDMTFKTDQTVVNMLLSLIAQSAD from the coding sequence ATGAGTTATTTCAATGTAAGAGTTTACGGTCTATTAATCAATGCAGATAATCAGATATTGGTTAGTGACGAACAATCCGGAGGCAGAAGCTTCAGCAAGTTTCCGGGCGGTGGATTAGAATATGGTGAAGGCCTTATCGATGCACTTAAACGTGAATTTATGGAAGAGTGTAATGCTGAAATTGAAGTGCTAAGTCATTTTTATACAACAGATTTCTACGAAAAATCTTCTTTTAATGATAGCCAGATTATAAGTATTTACTATCTGGTAAGAGAAGTTGATACGCTGAAACTGAACTTTAAAACTGAAGTATTCGATTTTGATCCTGAAACTTTACAGGCATTCCGCTGGATTCATCTTCATGACCTGTCTGAAAGCGATATGACTTTTAAAACTGATCAGACTGTTGTCAATATGTTACTCTCACTAATCGCTCAGTCTGCAGATTAA
- a CDS encoding TolB family protein, which yields MTIKRLISSPGKIYLLSIAIITVTCSNPEISKMKDGLESFDVSPDGKSLIFTWNIGGKSCLFHSDIDGKNPKLLINSDKHISVYRPRFSPDGRKIVFVGGIPDTFNGAIWIANISGDSLKQITDTSGIKTEAVFSNNGESIYFAQANEYASYSPLANRAAHDFDIYSVALNGGEVSKISDLKAYSLANISDVDSNRLILDMKGTESGVFFYEKGKSVLNKVSFKNDSLSYSKGYSNPILINKDNIICASYYVLVDIDMKIQQEKVILPSDNSSIRVIRYNKGLGRLFIQKGDKLNYIHSMNLDGSDLKNIPIFINSKTTKN from the coding sequence ATGACTATAAAAAGGTTAATTAGTAGCCCGGGGAAAATTTATCTTTTATCAATTGCAATTATTACTGTAACCTGTTCTAATCCCGAAATCAGTAAAATGAAGGATGGGCTGGAAAGTTTTGATGTATCCCCAGATGGGAAATCTTTAATTTTCACCTGGAATATTGGAGGTAAATCCTGTCTGTTTCATTCAGATATAGACGGTAAGAATCCAAAATTACTTATTAACTCTGATAAGCATATATCTGTTTACAGGCCCAGGTTTTCTCCAGATGGAAGAAAAATAGTCTTTGTTGGCGGAATACCTGATACTTTTAACGGAGCAATATGGATTGCAAACATAAGTGGAGATAGTTTAAAACAAATCACGGATACGAGCGGGATAAAAACTGAGGCAGTCTTTTCAAATAATGGGGAAAGTATATATTTTGCTCAGGCTAATGAATATGCATCTTACTCACCTTTAGCGAATAGAGCTGCCCATGATTTTGATATTTATTCAGTTGCATTGAATGGGGGGGAGGTGTCAAAAATATCGGATCTAAAGGCTTATTCATTAGCTAATATCTCAGATGTTGATAGTAATCGATTAATTCTTGATATGAAAGGAACAGAAAGCGGTGTTTTCTTTTATGAAAAGGGGAAGTCAGTATTGAATAAAGTGTCTTTTAAGAATGATAGTCTTTCTTATTCTAAAGGGTATTCAAATCCTATTTTAATAAATAAAGACAATATAATTTGTGCTTCTTATTATGTGCTAGTAGACATTGATATGAAAATTCAGCAGGAAAAAGTGATTTTGCCATCTGACAACTCCTCTATTAGAGTGATTCGTTATAATAAAGGATTAGGTAGACTTTTCATTCAAAAGGGAGACAAGTTGAATTATATTCATTCTATGAATCTGGATGGATCGGATTTAAAAAACATTCCGATATTCATCAATAGTAAAACAACCAAAAATTAA
- a CDS encoding SDR family NAD(P)-dependent oxidoreductase, which yields MKKLENKIALVTGSDSGIGRAIAIEFAKNGANVIVCYHSNEERGQQALKSVQEFGPEATLIKLDVSNEQDVEEKLEAVIRELGGIDILVNNSGVNGSGIPVDEMNTATFDRTIKTNLYGTFFCSRKFIQHRKGVKKPGKIINISSVHEEINAPGNADYNASKAGIKNLMRTIALEVGKFGINVNNIAPGMILTAMNQKAVDDPKVRERAEENIPLLRAGKPEEIAYLALFLASDEANYVTGSTYVMDGGLTINIGQGA from the coding sequence ATGAAGAAACTGGAAAACAAAATTGCACTGGTAACCGGATCGGATTCCGGAATCGGCCGTGCCATTGCAATTGAATTTGCTAAAAACGGAGCAAACGTTATTGTTTGTTATCATAGCAACGAAGAAAGAGGACAGCAGGCGTTGAAGTCTGTACAGGAATTTGGGCCAGAAGCTACGCTGATTAAACTTGATGTCAGTAATGAACAGGATGTGGAAGAAAAGCTGGAGGCTGTCATCAGAGAATTAGGAGGAATTGATATTCTGGTAAATAATTCGGGTGTGAATGGTTCCGGAATTCCGGTTGACGAAATGAATACTGCTACCTTTGACAGAACTATAAAAACGAATCTTTATGGTACATTTTTCTGTAGCAGGAAATTTATTCAGCACCGCAAAGGAGTGAAGAAGCCGGGGAAAATCATCAATATATCTTCTGTTCATGAAGAAATTAATGCTCCGGGTAATGCAGATTATAATGCTTCAAAAGCAGGGATCAAAAATCTGATGCGGACAATTGCGCTGGAAGTAGGGAAATTCGGGATTAACGTAAATAATATTGCACCAGGAATGATTCTGACAGCTATGAATCAGAAAGCAGTAGATGATCCTAAGGTCAGAGAGCGTGCAGAAGAGAATATTCCGCTGCTCAGGGCAGGGAAACCAGAGGAGATTGCTTATCTGGCATTGTTTCTGGCTTCTGATGAAGCAAACTACGTAACAGGCAGTACTTATGTGATGGATGGCGGCTTAACGATCAATATAGGGCAGGGAGCCTGA
- a CDS encoding ATP-dependent DNA ligase, with the protein MKRFTELIQQLETSNKTNDKIAALVSYFSMADEKDKPYVIAMFTGKRPRRPVTTALIKEWAIELSGIPAWLFAESYHSVGDLSETIALVLPPAKQTRDRKLHEWITDLALLNGQEDAVKKEFILHAWDSLDTQERFIFNKLISGNFRIGVSNKMLVNAIAKQSDTDSNKIMHSIMGKWAPGEITYKELVEGVHVNTDNSWPYPFCLAHALDTEPEMLGETTAWQAEWKWDGIRGQVVKRNGELFIWSRGEELVTDQFPELHFLKDELPDGTVLDGEILSVKDGNVQSFSILQQRLNRKVIHKSQLKDAPVGFFCYDILEFQGEDIRTEPLSQRREILVNMLSALITRNIVILSPVVSFDTWAELAEIRKGSRENNSEGLMLKKRDSLYHSGRKRGDWWKWKINPYTVDTVMIYAQKGSGRRANHFTDYTFAVRDGEQLITIAKAYSGLTDKEIKEVDTFVKKNAIEKFGPVRTVKPELVFEIAFEGIAESKRHKAGLALRFPRIARWRKDKIAAEINTLDDLRQLLASTL; encoded by the coding sequence TTGAAAAGGTTTACTGAACTAATACAGCAGCTGGAAACGAGCAATAAGACCAACGATAAGATCGCGGCCCTGGTCAGTTATTTCAGCATGGCCGATGAAAAGGATAAACCCTATGTCATAGCTATGTTCACAGGTAAAAGACCTCGCAGACCAGTTACCACCGCCCTGATTAAAGAATGGGCTATAGAATTAAGTGGTATTCCGGCCTGGTTATTTGCAGAGTCCTATCATAGCGTTGGTGATTTAAGTGAAACAATTGCACTCGTACTTCCTCCGGCTAAACAGACCAGAGACCGTAAGTTACATGAATGGATTACAGACCTGGCTTTATTGAACGGACAGGAAGATGCAGTAAAAAAAGAATTTATCCTTCACGCCTGGGACAGTCTGGACACACAGGAACGTTTCATTTTCAACAAACTGATCTCCGGGAATTTCAGGATTGGCGTATCCAACAAAATGCTGGTCAATGCGATCGCTAAACAAAGTGATACAGACAGCAATAAAATCATGCACAGTATTATGGGGAAATGGGCTCCTGGTGAGATTACCTATAAAGAGCTGGTTGAAGGCGTACATGTAAATACAGATAATTCGTGGCCCTACCCTTTTTGTCTTGCCCATGCACTGGATACTGAACCAGAAATGCTTGGAGAAACCACAGCATGGCAGGCCGAATGGAAATGGGACGGTATCCGCGGACAGGTAGTCAAAAGGAACGGGGAATTGTTTATCTGGTCAAGAGGTGAAGAACTCGTTACAGATCAGTTTCCTGAATTACATTTTCTTAAAGATGAATTGCCTGATGGAACAGTACTGGATGGAGAAATCCTCTCTGTAAAAGATGGAAATGTTCAGTCCTTCAGTATTCTTCAGCAGCGGTTAAACAGAAAAGTCATCCATAAATCACAGCTAAAGGATGCCCCGGTAGGTTTTTTCTGTTACGACATACTCGAATTTCAGGGGGAAGATATCAGAACAGAGCCGCTGTCACAGCGTAGAGAAATACTGGTTAATATGCTGTCTGCATTAATAACCAGGAATATTGTTATTCTTTCGCCTGTTGTCAGTTTTGATACCTGGGCAGAACTGGCTGAAATCAGAAAAGGTTCAAGAGAAAACAACAGTGAAGGCCTTATGCTGAAAAAACGGGACTCTCTTTACCATAGCGGCCGCAAACGCGGTGACTGGTGGAAATGGAAAATCAATCCTTATACAGTCGATACGGTAATGATTTATGCGCAGAAAGGAAGTGGTCGCAGAGCTAATCATTTTACAGATTACACTTTTGCTGTCAGAGATGGTGAACAATTAATTACTATTGCTAAGGCTTATTCAGGTTTAACAGATAAAGAAATAAAAGAAGTTGATACATTCGTTAAAAAGAATGCAATAGAGAAGTTCGGCCCGGTCAGGACGGTAAAACCTGAACTGGTATTTGAAATTGCATTTGAAGGAATCGCTGAAAGCAAGAGACATAAAGCTGGTCTGGCTTTACGCTTTCCCCGTATTGCCCGCTGGCGAAAAGACAAAATAGCTGCAGAAATCAATACACTGGATGATTTGAGACAACTTTTAGCTTCTACCTTATGA
- a CDS encoding ligase-associated DNA damage response exonuclease yields MALISFTNKGIYCKQGGFYIDPWHPVDLAVTTHGHADHVKSGNKAYLCHELTKPVLLQRLGADLPVQTLPYNKEITINGVKLSLFPAGHVIGSAQIRLEYKGEICVISGDYKVEYDGISTAFEPVKCHTFVSESTFGLPIYKWLPQQEVFGKIRNWIADNHDQLKTSVLIAYSLGKAQRLIKNLAGDTNIYVHQSIANLNDGFISAGVDLPQTIRITPDIRKEDLQKGIVIVPPALADGKWMKSLMSASTGICSGWMQVRAGRRWKSADAGFALSDHADWPGLLSAIKATTAEKVFVTHGFVSTFTRYLNETGLNAEEVSTRYGEDEEEEILKEA; encoded by the coding sequence ATGGCACTGATCTCATTTACGAATAAAGGTATATATTGTAAACAGGGAGGTTTTTACATCGACCCCTGGCATCCGGTTGATCTGGCTGTAACCACACATGGACATGCGGATCATGTAAAATCAGGCAATAAAGCTTATTTATGTCATGAGCTGACCAAACCTGTTTTACTGCAAAGACTGGGTGCTGATTTACCCGTCCAAACCCTGCCCTACAACAAGGAAATCACTATTAATGGAGTTAAACTGAGCCTTTTTCCTGCCGGACACGTAATCGGTTCTGCACAGATCAGACTGGAATATAAAGGTGAAATATGTGTAATTTCAGGAGACTATAAAGTGGAGTACGATGGTATCAGCACTGCTTTTGAACCTGTAAAATGCCACACTTTTGTTTCTGAAAGTACTTTTGGACTTCCTATTTATAAATGGCTGCCACAGCAGGAAGTATTTGGTAAAATCAGAAACTGGATTGCTGACAATCATGATCAGTTAAAAACAAGTGTATTAATAGCTTATAGCCTGGGCAAGGCACAAAGGTTAATTAAAAACCTTGCCGGTGACACCAATATCTATGTACATCAGTCTATTGCCAATTTAAATGATGGTTTTATCAGCGCTGGAGTTGATTTACCTCAAACCATCCGGATTACGCCGGACATCAGAAAGGAAGATTTACAAAAAGGTATAGTCATCGTCCCTCCGGCACTGGCAGATGGAAAATGGATGAAAAGCCTGATGAGTGCTTCAACAGGTATCTGTTCTGGGTGGATGCAGGTCAGAGCGGGCCGGAGATGGAAATCGGCCGATGCCGGATTTGCATTAAGCGACCATGCAGACTGGCCGGGTCTGTTATCTGCCATTAAAGCAACTACAGCAGAAAAAGTATTTGTTACACACGGATTCGTTTCCACCTTCACGAGATATCTCAATGAAACAGGGCTCAATGCCGAAGAAGTCAGTACCCGTTATGGTGAAGATGAGGAAGAAGAAATTTTAAAAGAAGCTTAA
- the pdeM gene encoding ligase-associated DNA damage response endonuclease PdeM, which produces MTINCKGEDLILSPQRAIYWGAKKMLIISDLHLGKGAHFRKAGIQIPVNINTADLNKLTSLIDEFTPDSLLITGDMFHHQLNSETETFLRWRAQYPELRIILIKGNHDTLKDKDYTTLAIETYDKELLCKPFRFIHDQPELTDEYYNITGHIHPGVTIYGKARQLIRLPCFYFGKTCAILPAFSVFTGLSKINAKEGDQFYAITPEKVILV; this is translated from the coding sequence ATGACCATCAATTGTAAAGGAGAAGATCTGATATTAAGTCCGCAGAGGGCGATTTACTGGGGAGCAAAAAAGATGCTGATCATCAGTGATCTTCATTTGGGTAAAGGAGCACATTTCCGGAAAGCAGGCATTCAGATTCCTGTAAATATCAATACTGCAGATCTGAATAAACTAACTTCTCTGATTGATGAATTTACTCCCGACAGCCTGTTGATTACCGGTGATATGTTTCATCATCAGCTTAATAGCGAAACGGAAACTTTTCTTCGGTGGAGGGCTCAGTATCCAGAGCTGAGAATCATCCTGATCAAAGGGAACCATGATACGCTGAAAGATAAAGATTATACTACTTTAGCAATCGAAACCTATGACAAGGAGCTTTTATGTAAACCATTCCGGTTTATACACGACCAGCCGGAACTTACTGATGAGTACTATAATATTACCGGACATATACACCCTGGGGTAACTATATACGGAAAAGCACGCCAGCTGATCCGGTTACCTTGTTTTTATTTCGGAAAAACCTGTGCCATTCTTCCTGCTTTTAGTGTCTTTACCGGATTAAGTAAAATCAATGCGAAAGAAGGAGATCAGTTTTATGCCATTACACCTGAAAAAGTAATCCTGGTTTAA
- a CDS encoding ligase-associated DNA damage response DEXH box helicase, which produces MILEKSKGYRHVIKWLKSKKKKPFKFQTDAWQYYAEGYSGLVNAPTGFGKTFSLFLAVIIDELNNQQSPKTKKTKSSGLKLIWITPLRSLAKDLARAMREVCTELEIDWQIGVRNGDTPQNEKLKQKKQMPEVLIITPESMHLFLAQKNGSSYFDQLHCIVADEWHELLGSKRGVMTELAISRIRGLVKEKHPERLLRIWGISATIGNMDEALDVLVPYQDILKTTVVADVEKKIEIKSILPDHIDMLPWAGHLGHKLAHKLLPIIEKSKTTLIFCNTRGQAELWYQNLLKLDENLAGQIAIHHGSIDYELRNWIEDAIHTGILKAVISTSSLDLGVDFKPVDTVVQIGSPKGVARFLQRAGRSGHSPYETSKIFFLPTHALELVEAAAIKEAAKTQNIESREPVIMAFDTLIQFMVTLAVGDGFDEKQLYNEIKSTFAFRELEQSEWNWMMAFITTGGDSLTAYTEFSKVENEDGLWKVKNRQVAMRHRLHIGTIVSDAMLKVKYLTGGYVGMVEESFISKMKPGNSFTLAGRVLEFIMVKEMTVLVRKSKLKSAITPSWLGGRISLTANLGAILRKKYNQTLDKTHEDEELDIILPLFERQASVSHVPKDDEFLIELIKTRDGYHFFAYPFEGRQVHEIMAALIAYRLSRTKPISFSIAMNDYGFELLSEQPIPLDEENIKLLFSPVNLGEDIVASINATEMARRKFRDIACISGLVFQGYPGKYVANKHLQSSSSLFFNVFSDYDKHNLLLRQAYEEAFYQQIEEPRLAAALHRIQAGKVIIVKAESYTPLCFPIKVDSLRENMSTEELGERIAKMTAEADKKQTQRRKKNDHQL; this is translated from the coding sequence ATGATACTCGAGAAAAGTAAAGGTTACAGACACGTGATCAAATGGCTGAAAAGTAAAAAGAAAAAGCCGTTTAAATTCCAGACTGATGCCTGGCAATACTACGCTGAGGGTTACAGTGGCCTGGTAAATGCACCTACCGGTTTCGGCAAGACATTTTCACTTTTTCTGGCTGTAATAATCGATGAACTGAATAATCAGCAGTCCCCTAAAACGAAGAAAACCAAAAGTTCAGGACTAAAACTGATATGGATTACGCCTTTACGTTCTTTAGCCAAAGATCTGGCAAGAGCGATGCGTGAAGTTTGTACAGAACTGGAAATTGACTGGCAGATTGGTGTCCGCAATGGCGATACCCCCCAAAACGAGAAACTGAAGCAGAAAAAACAAATGCCTGAGGTCCTGATTATCACTCCTGAAAGCATGCACCTTTTTCTGGCTCAGAAAAACGGCTCTTCCTATTTTGATCAGTTGCATTGTATCGTCGCTGACGAATGGCATGAACTACTAGGCAGTAAACGGGGCGTGATGACAGAACTGGCTATTTCCAGGATCAGAGGATTGGTGAAAGAAAAACATCCGGAAAGACTTTTAAGAATATGGGGCATATCTGCAACCATAGGTAATATGGACGAAGCCCTGGATGTTCTGGTTCCTTATCAGGATATATTAAAAACCACTGTTGTGGCCGATGTAGAGAAAAAGATAGAAATCAAGTCTATCCTGCCTGATCATATAGATATGCTGCCATGGGCCGGACACCTCGGACATAAACTTGCTCATAAACTGCTGCCCATTATTGAGAAAAGCAAAACTACGCTGATCTTCTGTAATACACGGGGTCAGGCAGAGCTCTGGTATCAGAATCTGCTGAAACTGGATGAAAACCTGGCCGGACAAATAGCTATTCATCATGGATCAATAGATTATGAATTGCGAAACTGGATTGAAGACGCAATTCATACCGGCATATTAAAAGCAGTGATCAGTACTTCTTCACTTGATCTGGGCGTGGACTTTAAACCTGTAGATACAGTTGTCCAGATTGGATCGCCCAAGGGCGTTGCCCGTTTTTTACAACGTGCAGGTCGTAGTGGTCACTCCCCTTACGAAACTTCAAAGATCTTCTTTTTACCTACCCATGCGCTTGAGCTCGTAGAAGCTGCAGCCATTAAAGAGGCCGCAAAAACTCAGAATATTGAAAGCCGTGAACCGGTGATTATGGCTTTTGATACGCTGATTCAGTTTATGGTTACCCTTGCTGTTGGGGACGGGTTTGACGAAAAGCAATTATATAATGAGATTAAAAGCACTTTTGCCTTCAGAGAACTGGAACAGTCAGAATGGAACTGGATGATGGCTTTTATTACTACCGGTGGTGACAGTTTAACGGCCTATACAGAATTCAGCAAAGTGGAAAATGAAGATGGCCTGTGGAAAGTTAAAAACCGTCAGGTGGCCATGAGACATCGTTTACATATAGGGACGATAGTGAGCGATGCCATGCTAAAGGTTAAATATCTGACAGGCGGATATGTGGGAATGGTCGAAGAATCATTCATTTCCAAAATGAAACCCGGCAACAGTTTTACTTTAGCTGGCAGGGTACTTGAATTTATCATGGTTAAAGAAATGACCGTGCTGGTGAGGAAAAGTAAACTCAAAAGTGCAATTACACCAAGCTGGTTGGGTGGAAGAATATCATTAACAGCTAACCTTGGTGCAATTTTAAGAAAAAAATACAACCAGACACTGGATAAAACTCATGAAGATGAAGAGCTGGATATTATACTGCCTCTGTTTGAACGGCAGGCCAGCGTATCTCATGTTCCCAAAGACGATGAATTTCTGATAGAACTGATTAAAACCAGAGATGGTTATCATTTTTTTGCTTACCCTTTTGAAGGCAGGCAGGTGCATGAGATTATGGCTGCCCTGATTGCCTATCGTTTGAGCAGGACTAAACCGATAAGTTTTTCTATCGCTATGAACGATTATGGTTTTGAGCTGCTCAGTGAACAGCCCATTCCACTGGATGAAGAAAATATAAAACTGCTGTTCAGTCCTGTAAATCTGGGAGAAGATATTGTAGCCAGTATTAATGCGACAGAAATGGCGAGACGTAAATTCAGGGATATCGCCTGTATTTCGGGCCTTGTTTTTCAGGGCTATCCGGGCAAATATGTAGCTAATAAACATCTTCAGTCTTCCTCATCCTTATTTTTCAACGTGTTTAGTGATTATGATAAACATAACCTATTATTGCGGCAGGCCTATGAAGAGGCTTTTTACCAGCAGATAGAAGAACCCAGGCTGGCAGCTGCTTTGCATAGAATACAAGCCGGAAAAGTAATTATTGTCAAAGCAGAGAGTTATACTCCACTATGTTTCCCTATTAAGGTTGATAGTTTAAGAGAAAATATGAGTACAGAAGAGCTGGGAGAAAGAATAGCTAAAATGACAGCTGAAGCAGATAAAAAGCAGACACAACGCAGAAAAAAGAATGACCATCAATTGTAA
- a CDS encoding cation diffusion facilitator family transporter, whose protein sequence is MQPKKKAILVSLCISVILMLAKFGAYFITHSNAILTDAAESIVNVLATSFAFYSIYLATLPKDENHPYGHGKVEFFSAFVEGVLIAIAGLIIIFKSGYDLVVPREIHQLVDGAIIIGITGLINMLVGYYLINTGKKHHSLTLEADGKHLLTDAVTSAGLVVGIMLIQLTRIYWLDSVISILLGFYIVYSGYKLTRKSVGGLMDESNVELVKTIVDILQQNRHESWIDVHNLRAQQYGSDLHIDCHLTLPYYYDLNKVHTEISSIDHLINGNGERNTELFIHADPCLPECCNYCKVKDCPVRQEAFAGEIGWNIENATKNKKHFSR, encoded by the coding sequence TTGCAACCCAAAAAGAAAGCAATACTCGTTTCCCTTTGCATTAGTGTTATCTTGATGCTAGCCAAATTTGGTGCGTATTTTATCACTCATTCCAACGCAATTTTAACTGATGCAGCTGAAAGTATTGTCAATGTACTGGCCACCAGTTTTGCTTTTTACAGTATCTACCTGGCTACTTTGCCCAAAGATGAGAATCATCCCTACGGCCATGGTAAGGTAGAATTCTTCTCTGCGTTTGTCGAAGGTGTACTCATCGCAATTGCCGGATTAATTATCATTTTCAAATCAGGATATGATCTTGTTGTTCCCAGAGAAATTCATCAGCTGGTTGACGGTGCTATCATTATCGGAATTACCGGACTGATCAATATGCTGGTTGGTTATTATCTGATCAATACCGGGAAAAAACATCATTCACTCACTTTAGAAGCAGACGGTAAACATCTTTTAACAGACGCAGTTACCAGTGCAGGACTGGTTGTAGGTATCATGTTAATTCAGCTGACCAGGATTTACTGGCTGGACAGCGTAATTTCTATTCTGCTCGGATTCTATATTGTATACAGCGGATATAAACTGACCAGAAAATCAGTAGGGGGATTGATGGATGAAAGTAATGTGGAGCTGGTTAAAACGATCGTAGACATCCTTCAGCAAAACAGACACGAATCCTGGATTGATGTACATAACCTGAGAGCACAGCAATATGGCTCAGATCTTCATATTGATTGTCATCTTACCCTTCCTTATTATTATGATCTGAATAAGGTGCATACTGAAATTTCATCAATTGATCATTTAATCAATGGTAACGGGGAAAGAAATACAGAGTTATTTATCCATGCAGACCCTTGTTTACCTGAATGCTGCAATTATTGCAAAGTCAAAGATTGTCCGGTAAGACAAGAAGCATTTGCAGGAGAAATTGGCTGGAATATAGAAAATGCCACTAAAAATAAAAAGCATTTTAGCCGGTAA